The DNA region GTTTTTCCATTAAAAACAAGACTGGTAACAATATGATTGCCTTCCAATAGCGGTCTCCatggtaaaatgtatatattgtcccTTTTGACGCAGGTAGCCAGAGTGACGTCACCGTTGGGAGATTTGACTGTGACTGTGACGTTTTCGTTATCTAGTGTAACAACATTGTGGTCTTTGTCAAAGAGATGTACTTCGATGCTGTAGTCGGCATTTCGTCGAGGAGCGGAAGGTACCGACATCTTCGTATTTGGAACACAAATCAAACTTGCCATTACATCACCTAGCGTTTGCACGCAGGTGGTAAAATCAGCAatcatatttttcttttcaaatgttATGTGTGCAGTTTGGATCGGATATTTATCGATTGATTGGTCACGCAGGAGCTTGAACTTTTGGGCAATGGAAGGTGCTATTGTGAGAAACCCTGCTTTGTTTTCCGCAGTCAGTGTCTGTCTGAAGAAGTCATTATCAGACCTGATACAGTCTGTGTAGGAGAACAGCTGATGTTTTTGTTCCTCTAACATCTTGTGCTTCTGATCAAATTTTTCCCGAATAGTCTGTATGTGATGCTTTTGGCGCCGTTCTAGAATTCGGATACAGCTAGCGAATGTTTCGTTGACAGTACTAATAGCTTTCTGTGTGTTGTCTGTTAGCTCTCGTTGGGCCTGTTTAACAGTTACTTCAATACGTTCAGCTTCTTTGGCTCGGTTCTCCACAGACCCACTTAAATCCATCAACTTCAATTTTTCGGTTTCGTATACTTCCCCAATATCTCTTACGTCGTGGTCTGACCCCTGACTGTGCCTTAAGGTATAGCAGGTTTGGCATATAGGTGTTCCACACCTGAGTCCGCAGCAATAGAAAGATAACTTTTGATCTTCGTGGTCTTCACAAAATTGTTGACTAGCGAAATCCGAAACGGTGTATTCTTCGTTTTGACTCCTTTGGAGGCTAAATACCGTGTGTCTTCTTCTAAAACTTCGTATCCGCTGATGAGCGTTAACACAGTCTTCGCAGAAAAATATTTCGCATTCACGACATCTATGTGTTGCTTTGTTTCGGTTTTCACAATTCTCACAAGTTATTTCAAAATTCAGGTCGACTTTGACAAATGTTGCTAAAGATCGTCTGGTTCTGTCAAAAGGAATGTTTGCAAAGTTCTGTTCCACTGGATGTTCCGATCTACATTTAGGACACTGAATACGGCCATTCTCACGAAGTAAATGAAGACACCGGTCACAGACAGCATGAAGACAGGGCAGTAATCTCGGCTTTTGGTCGGTTTCATCAAATTCAAGGAGACAAACTGGACATTCTAATAATGATTTCCGAAGTTCTGCTGCATCATTTCGCCTCGTATTCCTAGCCATTTTCCtgaaatgtacattattttgactAAGACGACACGAGTTCTAAGGATATCAACAAATCCCCCTCTTTTACTcatgtcaaaatgtcaataccCGATTAAAGGAAAGTACACCcccatgtaaaatattttagcGGGTTGGGTATAAAGCTGCCGTGTCAAGGTGTAGAGTTTCGGTGTGATAGAACTATAAAATATCTGTCACTGGCCACATAGATACCGTCCTTAATTGAATTCATTTGTTAATTGAACCTACAAAATACCAAATTAATAAATCTCTTTGCACATCAAGTAACATGTACACCTCGCTCGATAAGCCAGCTTCTACTCAATAACGGTGAGGCCCAGATACTAGTACTTCATATTAGGTCAATAGCATGCTTGCATAAAGGGCCACCAAGttcgttcaaatgaatgaccttgaccaacattcaagatcacaggggtaAAATAGATTAAATATTTAAAGGACTTTATAATATGAGACTGTGTTAGGTGTTATGCTAACGTGTCCAGGTATGGAAGTTCAGTTTGATAGCGCTATAAAATATTCGTCATTGACCATCGTTCTCAATTAATTAG from Pecten maximus unplaced genomic scaffold, xPecMax1.1, whole genome shotgun sequence includes:
- the LOC117320915 gene encoding E3 ubiquitin-protein ligase TRIM56-like, whose protein sequence is MARNTRRNDAAELRKSLLECPVCLLEFDETDQKPRLLPCLHAVCDRCLHLLRENGRIQCPKCRSEHPVEQNFANIPFDRTRRSLATFVKVDLNFEITCENCENRNKATHRCRECEIFFCEDCVNAHQRIRSFRRRHTVFSLQRSQNEEYTVSDFASQQFCEDHEDQKLSFYCCGLRCGTPICQTCYTLRHSQGSDHDVRDIGEVYETEKLKLMDLSGSVENRAKEAERIEVTVKQAQRELTDNTQKAISTVNETFASCIRILERRQKHHIQTIREKFDQKHKMLEEQKHQLFSYTDCIRSDNDFFRQTLTAENKAGFLTIAPSIAQKFKLLRDQSIDKYPIQTAHITFEKKNMIADFTTCVQTLGDVMASLICVPNTKMSVPSAPRRNADYSIEVHLFDKDHNVVTLDNENVTVTVKSPNGDVTLATCVKRDNIYILPWRPLLEGNHIVTSLVFNGKTELARQEVNVDCDPAEKSPAVATLHSIFPNVSIDGIVSCLLAEGGDVEKAKAILIQVTSYQQKKQHEEVISPDRYRSLTLTLSFLCP